GAGACCTATGTCAAGCCCTATGCACGTCCGGTGATCCAGGCGATTCAATGGGGGGATTCGGAAGCCGAGCATGTTCGGGCTTACTTCTCAGACGGATTAGATCTGGCGCGTATGGTGTCATTGTTGACCCTGGTCCATCTGGAAGAGAAGGTGCTGACGAATTTTGAAGATGAGACGATTCAGGCATTGACCGAGTCCCATCAAGGATGGTCGATGCATGCGAATCATATCGCCGGTGCGGTGCCGGAGGCGGCCGAAGCGCTGTTTGAAGCGATGAATAACAGCTTGACCACGGCCGTTAACTCGCTGTTGGAGTACAAGAAGAATCCTTCGGTCTCCTATCTATGGCAGGCCCAGAGCGCCGTCATGCAATATATCATCCAGGAGCGGGAGCTTCTTGCGACACTGGCAGATTAAGACGAAGCGGATAACTTAAGCCGATATACAGAAAGGGCAGGTTCGTGGAACGGCCGTTGGCGGCGGCTCACGATCCTGCCCTTATGTAACTCTTGTGGGTCGTATGCATTACATCTTATAGCTTTCTTCCAGTCCGCTGCTTAGATAGCGGTCGATGAGCACAGCCGCTTCTGCCCGGGACATAAGTTTATGCGGGGCAAAGGATGTCTCGGATACCCCGTTGATGATCTTCAGATCATACAGACGATATACGGCGTTGGTAAACCATTCTGCCACAGGCACATCGACAAAGGGAATATGGGACTGAAAATAACGCATAAAGGCCTCTGCCGGCGTTGCCGCCTGAACATCTTGCTGCTCCTCCTCGCCGTGCAGCAACCGGTCGATGATCACGATCACCTCGGCCCGGGTGATCTCGCCGTCCGGACGGATCGTGCCGTCCACGAATCCTTCGAGAATCCCGGCTTCGATTGCCTTCACCAGATTGGCATAAGCCCAGTGGCTCTCGTCCAGATCATGAAAGACGGGGATCTCCGGTTCAGTACCCGACGCCTCGCCGTATACCGCCTCGGTTAAGGTCTCGACATTCCATACCAGATCAATCGGTGTTGCCGGCATGTCGCTTTCGGGCTCGTCCAAGAGTCCGCTGCGATCCAGCATGGCGACAAATTCCGCGCGGGTTAAGGAGCGGTCCGGGTAATAATAACGGCCGTCTCCTTCGACGATTCCCTGCTTGAAGAGATGAAGTATGGATTTGCTGGCCCAGTGGCCGGCTATGTCTCTGAATCGCGGCGGCAAATACCGCTCGATTCCATTGGCTATGCCGACAGCCATCTTCTCGCGGAATTCCTGCGTCTTAAGCAGCTGCTCATCCTCGGGATTGGACAAGAAGGCGGTCTCAATCAATGCGCTTGGCATCGAACCCATCCTCACCATGTACACCGAGCTCGCAAGCAATCCGCGGTTCACCGTGCCGGCCGCTTCTACCGCGGCTTCAAGCAGGGCTTCTGCTAACTTGCGGCTTTCCGGCGATAAGCGAATCATCGCTTCGCTCGCGGGATAACGCTGCTGCGGATAGCGGTTGTCATAGTATAGGACGAGTGTACCCTTCACATCCGGGCGATGGAAAGAATTCGCATGGATCGAGACAAGGATATCCGGTTTCACTTGTTCGGCGATCATGATGCGTTCTTGAAGGCTTAGGTATGTGTCGGTTGTGCGGGTCATGATCACGTCATATCCACGTCTCTCAAGCTCATCTCTTACTTTCAATGCGATATCCAGATTGACTTCTTTCTCATAGAGTCCCGTCACCCCGATGGCACCCGGATCCGATCCGCCGTGTCCCGGATCGAGCAAGACGGTCGCCGCTCCTGCCGTCAGCGGGGATACCAACAGCATGACAGCTGTTAAGACGACGATGATCGTTCTCTTCATCACCTATCTCCATCCTCCCTCAATATCCTATTGTAAAGTAAGCAAGAAATGAAAGTATGCAGGAAATAGAAGGAAATGCTCATTGTAAGCTGATAGTTTTAAACGTATAATATGGCTAACGGCGACAAAATTCGCGGCACTTGAAAGAACCGCATGACAAGCTGTGCATACCTAACCCCTAATGAGATACTCAATCCAGCACGTAAAGTTTCAGGAGGCAGACTACAGAGATGAACTATAGCATCGTCCTCGCTTCGTCTTCACCGCGCAGATTGGAACTCATTCGCACCCTTGGCATCGAACCGCTCATCATCCCGAGTGATGTCGATGAATCAGTGGATCCCATGCTCACACCCTCGCAGGTCGTCGAGGAATTAGCATCGCGCAAGGCTTGTTCTGTCGCTTCTGCATTGCCCTCCAACGGTGGGAAGATGATTGTCATAGGTTCCGATACGATCGTCGTACAGGACGGAGAGATCCTTGGGAAACCGCGGGATGAAGAAGATGCCCGCCGCATGCTGCGAAGGCTTGCCGGCCGCTCGCATCATGTTTACAGCGGGATCGCTTGCATCGACGCGGTCGCCGGCCGTGAGCTCCGCGGCCACAGGAGAACGGTTGTCCATATGAAGGCGTTGAACGATCGCCAGATCGAGCGATATATCGCGACGGGAGAACCGATGGACAAGGCGGGTTCCTATGCGATTCAGGGCATAGGTGCGACGCTGATCTCGGGGATTGAAGGCGATTATTTTAATGTGGTGGGGTTATCGGTGTCTCTCTTAAGCGAATTGTTGCTGGAATTTGGCATCGAGATTTTGTAAACCATGTTGCGTCTGTCCACGTCTATACGTTAGGAGGGAATTAGCGATTCAGGGACATGTCCAAGCCCATCTGACCCTGCGCGATCTCCCGCAAACCGACCGGCCCCGGGAACGGATGCTCCGGGAGGGAGTGCAGGCGCTCAGCGATGCGGAGCTCCTGGCTGTGCTGCTTCGCACGGGCACGTACAAGGAATCCGCAGTGACGTTAGCGCAGCGCATCTTGAAACAAGCGGGAGGATTGAAGCATATTCCGGAGATGAGCGTGGTAGAGATGACGAAGATCAAGGGCATCGGCGAGGCCAAGGCGCTGCAGATCCACGCGGGCATCGAACTGGGCAGAAGGCTGTCGCAGCTGACCTACGGTGAACGGCCCGTCATTCGGTCACCCCGTGATGCCGCTGCGCTTCTTATGGAAGAACTTCGATATTTTCAGAAGGAACATTTTGTCGTATTATTTTTGAATACCAAAAATCATGTCATCGCCAAGGAAACGCTCTCCATGGGCAGTTTGAATGCCGCGATCGTGCATCCGCGCGAAGTGTACCGCTCAGCGGTCAAGCGCGGCGCGGCATCGATCATCTGCGCGCATAATCACCCCAGCGGTGATCCTACGCCGAGCCGTGAAGATCTTGCCTTGACGCATCGATTGACTGAGGCGGGGAATATTATCGGTATCGATCTGCTGGATCATCTGATCATAGGGGATGGTGTGTTCGTCAGTTTGAAGGAGCAAGGCTATATGTAATATAATAAATAGGATTTCCTGCAACATTAGTGATTCTACTCGCAATCTGGAAGGGAGACTTACATAACATGCGCGGCTTTACGAAAGATTTGGGTATAGATCTAGGTACAGCAAACACTTTGGTATACGTCAAGGGTAAGGGGGTCGTGCTGCGGGAACCTTCCGTGGTCGCGATCCGTACAGATACGAAGCAGATCGAAGCAGTAGGCGAGTCTGCGAAGAAGATGATCGGCCGGACGCCGGGTTCCATCCGTGCGATTCGTCCGATGAAGGACGGGGTGATAGCGGATTTCGAGACGACGGCCACGATGATCAAGTATTTCATCCAGCAGGCGCTGAAGAAGCAGCGGCTCTTCGGCAGAAGGCCGAATGTGATGGTCTGCGTGCCCTCAGGCATCACGTCTGTCGAACAGCGCGCTGTGGAGGATGCAACGCGGCAAGCCGGTGCCAAGGATGCCTTTACGATCGAGGAGCCCTTCGCGGCAGCTATCGGTGCGGATCTTCCCGTCTGGGAGCCGACCGGCAGCATGGTCGTCGATATCGGCGGCGGCACCACGGAAGTCGCTGTTATCTCGCTGGGCGGCATCGTTACTTCTCGGTCGGTGCGGGTTGCCGGCGATGAGATGGATGAATCGATCATCCAATATGTGAAGCGCACTTATAATATGATGATCGGAGAACGTACGGCTGAACAACTGAAATTGGAGATCGGCTCGGCGTTTCCGCTGGAAGATCCTGAGACTTTGGAGATCCGCGGACGCGATCTGCTTACCGGGCTGCCGAAGACGATTACCATCACATCCGATGAGGTGGCGGAAGCCTTAGCCGATCCGGTGAACAGCATCGTTGATACGGTGAAGATCACTTTGGAGCGCTGCCCTCCTGAATTGGCTGCGGATATCATGGATCGCGGCATCGTCTTGACCGGCGGCGGTGCACTCCTCAGAAATTTGGATAAGCTGCTGGCAAGAGAGACAGGCATGCCGGTCATCGTCGCTGAGAATCCGCTTGATTGCGTGGCGATCGGCACAGGACGAGCCTTGGACAATCTGCATCTCTTTACAAGCCGCTCCGGCCCGGCCAAGAGGGCTAGATAAGACGTGCAGTCCACCGGCTGGCAAGGGTCGTGCCCGTTTAAGGGGAATAATGGGTTCGGTGGTGCATCATGATCAAATTGTTCGGCAATAAACGTTTGATAATGTCGTTGATCAGTCTGATCATCGTCATCGCGCTGATGGGCGTTACATTGGGCAATAGAGGAGCAGTTACCTGGCCGGAGAAGATGCTGCAAGATACCGTCGCATGGTTGCAAGGACTGATCTATAAGCCCGCTGGATATATAGCGGGTTTTTTTGAGGATATCAGCACCTTGGGACAGCTGCGCAGGGAGAATGAGGTGCTGAAGCGCACGCTTTCCCACTATGCGAGGGATACCGCGCGCCTTAATGTCCTCAAAGCAGAGAATGAACGACTCAAGGATCTCTTAAACTTTACAGAAAGACAGAAGTCCGATGAACTCATCTACCGCGTAGCCAGGGTAGTGGCCATTAACCATGACGGTTATAACAATGTGTTCAAGATCGATCTCGGCGCCAACGACGGCATCCGGGAATCCATGGCCGTCGTCACGCCGGAAGGTCTGATCGGCCGGGTCATCCGCGTTGCGGAATTCTCCTCGAACGTGCTCATGTTGACGGATATCAATGATCAAAGTATGAACTCCCGCGGCATCTCCGTCACTTCGATGGAGCATCCGGATTCCTTCGGCGTGATCGAATCCTATGACCACGAGACCGGTTATCTGATCATGAGCAAGATCAAACAAGAGGACCCGCTGAGAGTTGGAGACACGGTCATCACTTCAGGACTGGGAGGCACTTATCCGCCGGGATTAATCGTCGGAACGGTTGTATCGCGCAGGGAAGGAACCTTCGGTATCACCCATGTGGCGGAGATCAAACCAGCAGCGAATATGGACATGACAGGACTGCGTGAAGTACTTGTCGTCGAGCGGGCAGGTGAAGGGGCGAACCCATGATCTGGTATAAGCATGTGCTCTGGTTCGTCGTCTTCTTTCTGTTCCTGCTCGAAAGCTCGCTCATTCCCTGGTTAGTGCCCAGTGCAGCTGTGGAACTGAATCTTACCTTTGCTGCACAGTTTGCCTTTGTCCTGATCCTGTATATCGCAATCTACCTGAATCGGCATATGGCCTTGGCGATGGCCCTTGTCTTTGGCTTCATGCATGATCTCATCTTCTACGGCCATGTGCTCGGCGCTTATACTTTCGGGATGAGCCTCGTCACCTATGTGATCTCGATGTTGCTGCGGGACTCCCATGTCTCGTGGTATGTCGGGATCGGATCGATCGGACTTGGTCTTCTGTCTTTTGATTTTCTGGTATACGGTCTGTATCGGCTTTTTCAGATCACTTCCGTTACCCCTTGGTGGCATTTTGTTCATGCGGCTCTTCCATCCCTGCTGCTTAATCTGTGCTTCACTTCTGCGTTATATTATCCTGTTATTCGCATCTTTGCGCGGATCGAAAGATATGTCGCGCCAGATGAATCGGATGCTTATCCAACCGGCAATCCATGATGCCAGCAGGAAACAGCAATACGACTGTGGAATTGTATGGGGTGGAGGTATCATAGGATCATGACTGGCAAACAACAGCACGTAACGATAAAAGGAAGGAAAGATGGCCTCGTATTCGTACTAGACGACAGATGCCCCTTCTCCGAACTGCTCAGCGAGTTGGAATACAAACTGGAGAATTCGCACAGCAAGCTGCTGAGCGGTCCGCTCGTACATGTCCACGTCAGATTAGGACAGCGTCAGATCACCGAAGCCGAGAAGGATACCCTGCACAATCTCATCAACCGGCGCAACCTCGTCGTGCAGTCCATCGAGAGCGATGTGCCGCAGGAATCGGCGCACCGCCATAAGGTGCTGACCGGGATCGTTCGCTCCGGACAGGTGTTAAGACATGAAGGCAATCTGATCTTCATCGGAGACGTCAACCCGGGCGGATCGATCATCGCCACGGGCGACATCTTCATCCTGGGTTCGCTGCGCGGGATGGCCCATGCCGGAGAAGGCAATAATCCCGCTGCGGTCATCGCGGCATCGCATTTTAAGCCCACGCAGCTCAGAATCGCCGATGCGATCAGCCGGCCGCCGGATGAGTGGGGAATCGATGATACGATGATGATGTTCGCATATATGAAAGATGAACGGATGGAGATTGAGAAGATCACCCATCTGTACCGGTTTAGGCCGGATGCAGTCGAAATATACAAGGGAGAGTGAGACCTTTGGGAGAAGCGATCGTTGTTACATCGGGCAAAGGCGGAGTAGGCAAGACGACTTCATCAGCGAATATAGCGACTGCACTAGCGATGCTGGGGAAGAAAGTCTGCATGGTCGACACCGATATCGGGCTTCGCAACCTCGATGTTGTGATGGGTTTAGAGAACCGGATCATCTTCGACTTGGTCGATGTCGCTGAAGGTCGCTGCCGTCTGCAGCAAGCGCTGGTGAAGGATAAGCGGTTCGATGAATTGTACCTCCTGCCGGCGGCGCAGACGAAGGACAAACTAGTGGTCGAGCCGGAAGACGTCAAGAAGATGATCCTGGATCTCAAGAAGGAATTTGACTACGTGGTGATCGACTGCCCAGCGGGCATCGAGCAGGGTTTTAAAAATGCCGTAGCCGGCGCCGATCAAGCGATCGTCGTCACAACACCGGAGAATGCCGCGGTGCGCGATGCCGACCGGATCATCGGTCTTCTGGACAAGGAAGGCATCAAGAGCCCTAAGCTGGTGATCAACCGAGCGCGCGTGAATATGATGAAGAAGGGCGATATGCTCGATATCGATGAGATCTGCGCGGTGCTCGCCATCGATCTCCTCGGCATCGTTCCCGATGACGAGATGGTGATCAAATCGGCGAATGCCGGCGAGCCGACGGTGATGGACCCTCATTCCAAAGCATCCATCGCCTATCGTAATATCGCACGCCGCATCTTGGGCGATTCTGTACCGCTTATGGCGCTGGAAGAGAAGAGCGGGATCTTCAGTAAAGTCAAAAAGTTCTTCGGGATGGGATGAGATTCTTGTTAGCCAAACTCAAACGCTTGGATTGGATCTTGCTGTTCATCCTTCTGCTGTTCATGGGATTCAGCACGATGATGATCTACAGCGCCACCATAGACAATCAGCAATTCGGTCCGCAGCGCCTGTACTATGACAATATCCGCAACTATGTGGTCGGCTTCATCGTGATGTTCATGGCCGCGATGTTCGATTACCGCTGGCTGCAGAAAATCGTATATGCGCTTTACGGACTTGGCATCATCCTCTTGGTTGGAATCTTCTTCTTCGGCTCTGAGATCAACAACGCTCAAGGCTGGTATAAGCTGCCGGCAGGGCTCAGCTTCCAGCCTGCAGAGCTGATGAAGCTGCTCTTGATCATCATGATCGCGCATATGCTGGCGAAGAGCAAAGGGGAGACGCTCAGCACGCTCCGCGAAGTCGTGCCGATTGCGATCATCGTCTTGATTCCCTTCGTACTGGTCTTAATCCAGCCTGATTTAGGGAACGCGATCATCTATCTCGTGATCATGCTCGGCATGCTCTGGATCGGCAATATCAAGTATTCCCATGTGGCGATTGGTCTCGTGATCTTCATCGTCGCGCTGATCGCATCTTACAATCTCTATCAGGCCTATCACGCCGAGATTACGGAATTCTTCAAAGCACAGGGCAAAGGACACTGGGTGAAGCGGATTGACACGTTCTTGGATCCGGAGCAGGCAGATCCCAACGCTTCCTATCAGCTGCGCAAGTCGATGACAGCGATCGGTTCCGGACGCTTCACCGGAGACGGATTCCTGCAAGGCAATTCCGTCCACAACAACTACATCCCCTATGCTTACTCTGATGCGATTTTCGTCGTGATCGCCGAGGAGTTTGGTTTCTTGGGATCGTCGATTCTCCTGCTCATTTATTTCTTAATGTTGTACCGGATGATCATCGCTTCGATACACAGTTCCACCTTCTTTGGCTCTTATATGATCATCGGCATCGTATCGTATTTTGTCTTTCAGATTTTCGAGAATATCGGCATGCTGCTGGGCATCATGCCGATTACGGGCATCACGCTGCCCTTCATCAGTTACGGAGGCACCTCACTGATCATGAATATGCTCTCGATCGGCATTGTGATGAGCATTCAGATTCATCGCGATAAGGATCAAGATTTATTTGACACGGCTTAAAACCTCCTGCTGCAGTCCCGTTTTTGGGACGGTCAGCAGGAGGATTTTCTTAGTCTTTAGACAATTATTTTTATATTTCTAGTGTTTTTAGGAAGGTATTTATCGATTTATGTCTAATAAGTAGTTGGAAGCGCTTATATATGATGGTGAGGTGTGTCAGTGAACATGAAGTGGGAGAAAGTCAAAGGTCCTAATAATCAATCACCGTCTGCCATGTCGTTGTCACGAAGCAAAGCGAACAAAGGCAATTCAGAAATGATGCTTTCTGTTGGTTTTAAACTGTTTGTCCTTATCTTCGCGAGCATTATCTTATCTGTAAGCGTTACCGGGATTGTTACGCTGCGGGTGGCGAAGCACATCATTGAAGAAAATGCTGCGCAGGCAGCTTATGAGACGATTCAGCAGACGAATGAGAAATTGGATACTGTGCTCGGCGTATACGAGCAGATGATGCTGCAGATGATCACGAACACCAACCTTCACAACTGGTTGTTTACAGCGAACGATCAGAATCGCCAGACCTTTGACCAGTTGAGTGCGCGAAAAGAGGTCCAGGAATATATTAACCAGATCACCTTTTCGAACTCCTTGATCGCCAACATCATGATCATCCCTAAGAATCCAGAGCATCTGACCTTCTCAACCTTGTCGTCCACCAGCGTCAGCATCGATTATGAAGCACCATGGTTCCAAGAGGCAAGCTCATCACAGGATAACCTCTGGCTGCATACGCGCATCGGCGGTTACAGCAACGCCCAGCAGCGGCCGCAGCTCGGTCTGGCAAGGCTGATGAAGACGAGTCTTAATCAGGAATTCGTGGTCCTCTTCGAGATCAACCAGGAGATGTTGAATCAACAGGTTCGCGGCATTCAATTGAGTCCATCCTCCCAGGTATACATAACGAACACCCAGAATCTTCTCCTGCAAGCAGAGGATGAAAGCCTCATCCTCGCAGAGGCAGAACTGGCCATACCCGAGGGCAATCGAGGCATCATGCGCAATGAGGATGGAGAAGAATTCATCGTTGTTGCACATTTTTCTGACAAGGCGAAATGGTTCGTCGTCGGAATTGCCCCCGTTGCTGAGCTGACCGAGGATACAAAGATCGTCGAACAGGTGATCTATGTCATCATCGGAGTCGCTTCCCTTGTTGCCGTAGCGCTCAGCCTGCTCGTCGCAAGAACGATGGGCAGCCCGCTCAGAAGATTGCAGCGTCTGATGGTAGAAGGTGCAAAAGGCAACTTGAACGTGCGGACGAGCTTTAAGAACCGCGATGAGATTGGACAGGTCGGCCGCAGCTTCAATGAGATGATGGAACAGATTACCGAGCTTGTACGGCAAACAAACCACTCTGCAGCTGAGGTGTTGATGACGGCGCAGGAGCTCTCCCATTCTGCAAAGGATACGGCGCATTCGGCGCGGGAGATCTCCGAGGCGACGGAGCAGATTGCCCATGGTGCGGCGACCCTGGCTTCCGAGGCGGAGCGCGGCAATGAGCTGGTCATCGATCTCAGCAAGCAGCTGCAACAGGTCGTAGAAGCGAACCGGACGATGGGCCAAGTTGCTGCCGATGTTCATAAGGTAAGTGAACAAGGTACGGGTTACATGGTGCAATTGAACGATAAAACGCGGGTGACGGAAGAGATCACTCGCCGCATGGTGGAGAAAGTCGATCAATTGCAGGAAAGCACCGCTTCGATTCGGAATCTGCTGGATATGCTGACGCAGATTACTCAGCAGACGAATATCCTTGCTCTGAATGCATCGATCGAAGCGTCGCGATCCGGAGCAGCCGGGCGCGGCTTCATGGTCATCGCCGGCGAGATTCGCAAACTGGCGGATCAGTCGAGACAGTCCATTGATATCGTCGCGGAGATGACGGAGCATATCCAAGGCGGTATCGCGGAAACCGTCAGCGTGATGTCGGAAGCCTACCCCCTCTTCCAAGAACAGATCTCCGCTGTAAGGGATGCGGATATGATCTTCAACCAAGTGCGCGAACGGATGACGGGTTTGGTCCAGCAAGCGGACAAGGTGACGGAAGCGATCGAACAGCTGGAGAAGGCGCAGAGGGTGCTGTCGGATACGATGGCAAGCGTCAGCGCGGTGTCCGAGGAATCCTCGGCGATCTCGGAAGAAGTCGCTTCCTCCAGCGCGGCGCAGCTGAATACAAGCGATGCTTTAGTGAACTTGGTCGGCAAGCTGGAGAGGCTGTCCAATGAGCTGACGGATTCCTTGAAGAAATTTAAAATTTAGCGTTTGCCCCGCCTTGCGAGGCAAGGACATATTACCCCTTCTCCGTCATATACATAGATAGTGACATGCTATCTGACGGAAAGGGGTATTCTTATGCGTATGCGGCTTAAGTCCGAGATCCGGCGGCGCAGACAAGCCCGCATCGAAGAGCTGAAGATGCTGTTATCCCGCTCTGACGCAAGCGAATCAGAACTAGCAGTACCGCTGAGACCGGCAGTGAGATCTGCTGCTTCGGAGATGAGACAGGCCGGCTCTGCGGAGCACAAGCCAGCGGCTCCTCCGCCTGCGCCCATGACAGCTCCTCCGCCCAGAGATCCGGAAGAAGCTTGGAAGAGACGAATGGCTGCTTGGAGTGGACAACCCCTTGCAGAACTTGCTGAGAAGGATTCGCCGGGCAGAAAGCGGAGGCGGCAGATCCCGGCTTGGGGAGGGCTGAGTTTTACAAGCTCCTTTCTCAGCGTCATGTTGTTCATCCTTGTCTGGGGATTGTATCAATTACAGGAAGGCTGGGCCCTTCGCTTGCAGGCATCGGTGCAGAAGGTGCTGCAAGAGCCCTTCGATGTCCAAGAAGCCGCGAACTGGTACCGCTCCATGTTTGGCGGTTCCTATCCCTCATGGATTCCCGCGATGCGGGGAGATGAGCATGGGGGAGAGACCCGGCCGGTGATTAAAGAATTGGCAGAGGTGCTGCGAGCTCCAGGGAAGGGGAAGATCGTCACCCCTTTCGATGTAAACGGCCAGGGCGTGCTCATCCAGATGCCCGCCGATACGCCGGTAATTGCTGCAGCCAAGGGACGGGTGGTGTTCCAAGGTCTGACCTCTTCCGGATTAACGGTGGTGATCCAGCATCCCGATCATGTGCGCACGGTATACGGCTGGCTGGTCGGTGCGGAAGTGGCCGAGAACGATTGGGTCGAGCAAGGGGATCTCATCGCCCGCGGCGTTCAAGAGAAGGGAGCGGCAGGAAGCGGCGTCCTGTATTTCTCCGTCAGAGTCGATGATGCGTATGTGAACCCTGCGGACGTGGTGGATTTTGATTAGGCTGTTTGGCATCCCGGTCCGCATCCACCCGCTCATGTGGATGATCTTCGCAGCCTCCTTGATGACGGGATATATCTTGGAGATCATCGTATTGTTCGGCGTTGTTTTCATTCATGAATTAGGACATGCCGCTGCTGCCCGCAGCCTTCAATGGCGGGTAAGAGCCATCCGACTCCTGCCCTTCGGCGGGGTTGCTGAGGTGGAGGAGCACGGCTCCGTTCCCGCCTGGCAAGATGTGATCGTCACGCTTGCGGGCCCGCTGCAACATGTCTGGATGATCGCCTTCGCTTTGATCTGCGAACGGCTCGGCCTGTGGGGAGAAGCTTGGACGGGATACTTCATCCATGTGAACATGATGATCGGCCTCTTCAACCTCCTGCCGATCCTGCCGCTGGATGGGGGCAAACTGTTGCAGACCCTGCTCAGCCTGTGGATGCCTTATTATCAGACGCTGCATATCTCCCATGTGATCAGTTTGCTGTGCGGATCGCTGATGATCGCTGTGAGTCTCGGAATCTGGCATGCCTATGGCATCGACCTCAATCTGCTTATGATCGGGATTTTTCTGTTCATCAGCAATTGGATGGATTATCGCAATATTTCTTATATCTTTCTGCGTTTCCTGATGGGCCGGGAGCAGCGCATGCGCGGGAAGCTGTCAGGCGGCATGACCGCCCATCCAATCTTGGTCACACCGGGACATACGGTTTCGCAGGTTGTGAGGATGTTGAAGCGGGAACAGTATCATGTGATCTACATCTGCAATGAAGAGGGCAAGATTAAGCAGACGCTTCCCGAGCAGCGGGTGATTCAAGCTTTTTTGATGAGAAATCATTGAGTTGTGCGTGCCATGGCCGCAAGGATCAGTTACAATATAGGAAAGTGAAGCAAACGCCGTACATCGAGGTGAATGACTTGAGAGAGCTCGTGATAAAGTCAGAATCCGATCAATTGCAAGCGGCTCTGCTGGATGACGGAAAGCTAACGGAATACTTCGTAGAGCTGGAATCGCGCAAGGTTGTCGTAGGGAACATATACAAAGGCAAAGTGATCAATGTGCTGCCGGGCATGGAGGCTGCTTTCGTCGATATCGGCACGGGGAAGAACGCCTTCCTGCATGTGGATGACCTTCTGCCTGCCGGGGTCGACAGACCGCAGAACAAACCGCCGATCGATCAACT
The DNA window shown above is from Insulibacter thermoxylanivorax and carries:
- a CDS encoding methyl-accepting chemotaxis protein, whose amino-acid sequence is MAKHIIEENAAQAAYETIQQTNEKLDTVLGVYEQMMLQMITNTNLHNWLFTANDQNRQTFDQLSARKEVQEYINQITFSNSLIANIMIIPKNPEHLTFSTLSSTSVSIDYEAPWFQEASSSQDNLWLHTRIGGYSNAQQRPQLGLARLMKTSLNQEFVVLFEINQEMLNQQVRGIQLSPSSQVYITNTQNLLLQAEDESLILAEAELAIPEGNRGIMRNEDGEEFIVVAHFSDKAKWFVVGIAPVAELTEDTKIVEQVIYVIIGVASLVAVALSLLVARTMGSPLRRLQRLMVEGAKGNLNVRTSFKNRDEIGQVGRSFNEMMEQITELVRQTNHSAAEVLMTAQELSHSAKDTAHSAREISEATEQIAHGAATLASEAERGNELVIDLSKQLQQVVEANRTMGQVAADVHKVSEQGTGYMVQLNDKTRVTEEITRRMVEKVDQLQESTASIRNLLDMLTQITQQTNILALNASIEASRSGAAGRGFMVIAGEIRKLADQSRQSIDIVAEMTEHIQGGIAETVSVMSEAYPLFQEQISAVRDADMIFNQVRERMTGLVQQADKVTEAIEQLEKAQRVLSDTMASVSAVSEESSAISEEVASSSAAQLNTSDALVNLVGKLERLSNELTDSLKKFKI
- a CDS encoding site-2 protease family protein, yielding MIRLFGIPVRIHPLMWMIFAASLMTGYILEIIVLFGVVFIHELGHAAAARSLQWRVRAIRLLPFGGVAEVEEHGSVPAWQDVIVTLAGPLQHVWMIAFALICERLGLWGEAWTGYFIHVNMMIGLFNLLPILPLDGGKLLQTLLSLWMPYYQTLHISHVISLLCGSLMIAVSLGIWHAYGIDLNLLMIGIFLFISNWMDYRNISYIFLRFLMGREQRMRGKLSGGMTAHPILVTPGHTVSQVVRMLKREQYHVIYICNEEGKIKQTLPEQRVIQAFLMRNH
- a CDS encoding M23 family metallopeptidase; this encodes MRMRLKSEIRRRRQARIEELKMLLSRSDASESELAVPLRPAVRSAASEMRQAGSAEHKPAAPPPAPMTAPPPRDPEEAWKRRMAAWSGQPLAELAEKDSPGRKRRRQIPAWGGLSFTSSFLSVMLFILVWGLYQLQEGWALRLQASVQKVLQEPFDVQEAANWYRSMFGGSYPSWIPAMRGDEHGGETRPVIKELAEVLRAPGKGKIVTPFDVNGQGVLIQMPADTPVIAAAKGRVVFQGLTSSGLTVVIQHPDHVRTVYGWLVGAEVAENDWVEQGDLIARGVQEKGAAGSGVLYFSVRVDDAYVNPADVVDFD
- the rodA gene encoding rod shape-determining protein RodA, with the protein product MRFLLAKLKRLDWILLFILLLFMGFSTMMIYSATIDNQQFGPQRLYYDNIRNYVVGFIVMFMAAMFDYRWLQKIVYALYGLGIILLVGIFFFGSEINNAQGWYKLPAGLSFQPAELMKLLLIIMIAHMLAKSKGETLSTLREVVPIAIIVLIPFVLVLIQPDLGNAIIYLVIMLGMLWIGNIKYSHVAIGLVIFIVALIASYNLYQAYHAEITEFFKAQGKGHWVKRIDTFLDPEQADPNASYQLRKSMTAIGSGRFTGDGFLQGNSVHNNYIPYAYSDAIFVVIAEEFGFLGSSILLLIYFLMLYRMIIASIHSSTFFGSYMIIGIVSYFVFQIFENIGMLLGIMPITGITLPFISYGGTSLIMNMLSIGIVMSIQIHRDKDQDLFDTA